Sequence from the Undibacterium piscinae genome:
TTGTCGCAAGTCACATTTGGTATTGCGGTCCGCATGGCGGTCATGAGTATAGTCGCTGGTACTAGCGGTGAGTAAGGAAAAGAATAAGATGAAAATCCATATTAAAAATGGTCGTGTGATTGATCCTGCCAGTGCGACGGACGCCGTGCAAGATGTGTTTATTGCCGCCGGAAAAATTGTGGCGATGGGTCAGGCTCCGGCTGATTTTGTCGCCAATAAGGTGATTGATGCCAGCGGCCTGGTGGTTGCCCCTGGCCTGGTCGATTTAAGCGCGCGTTTGCGCGAACCTGGTTTTGAATACAAGGCGACCTTAGAATCCGAACTGCAGGCGGCGATGCGCGGTGGCGTGACGAGTCTGGTGTGCCCGCCGGATACCGATCCGGTATTGGATGAGGCTGGTCTGGTCGAAATGCTCAAGCAAAGAGCGCGGCTGCAGAATAAGGCCCATGTCTATCCACTGGGGGCATTGACGCTGGGTTTGAAGGGCTTAGCCTTAACTGAAATGGCGGCGCTGACTGAAGCCGGCTGCGTTGGCTTCTCGCAAGCGGAAGAGTCGATAGAAGACACCAATGTATTGCAGCGCGCCTTGCAGTATGCCAGCACGTTTGGCTACACGGTCTGGTTGCGTCCGCAGGATGCCTTTATCGGCAAGGGCGGGGTTGCCCATAGCGGGCCTTTGGCGTCGCGGCTGGGGCTGTCCGGTGTGCCGGTAATGTCGGAAACGATCGCTTTACATACGCTGTTCGAATTGATGCGCGCCACCGGTGCCCGAGTGCACTTATGCCGCATCTCTTCTGCCGCAGGTTTGGAGCTGGTACGCCAGGCCAAGAAAGAGGGCTTGCCATTGAGTTGTGATGTCGGCGCTCACCATGTGCATCTGACCGATGCCGATATCGGTTTCTTTGATTCTAATGCCCGTATGACGCCGCCGTTACGCAGCCAGCGTGACCGTGACGCGATACGCACGGCCTTACTCGACGGCACCATAGACGCGATTTGTTCCGACCATACACCGGTCGATGATGATGAAAAGCTGTTGCCGTTTGCCGAAGCTTCACCGGGCGCTACCGGTTTGGAGTTGCTGTTATCTCTTGCCTTGAAGTGGGCAGAAGATAGCCGCGATAGCGTCACTTTGTCGCAAGCGCTTGCCAGAATCACGCACGAACCGGCACGGGTGGCGAATTTACCTTGCGGTCAGATTGCCGTTGGACAGGTCGCCGATCTTTGCCTGTTCGATCCGGATCAACGCTGGATGGTAGCTGCCTCGGCGATAGTCAGCCAGGGTAAGCACACGCCATTTTTGGGTTATGAATTGCCGGGCGTAGTCAAGGCAACTATCGTGGCGGGTCACGTCGCGTTTGACGTGTTATCTTAATTTTCCTTTGTTGTCTGACTTTATGGGGGAGTATGTTTAACTACTCCTCCGCTACGCATTGTTATAGCGCGGATTTTTATATTATCTACTCATACCCCAGGTGAGTATATTCACAGAGGCAGTGCATGATCGTTTGGCGTTTGTTGGTGTTGATGTTTCATCTCATGATGGGCCTGTTGATTTGCGGTGTATTTTTTCCGCTCAGCAAGCTCAGCACGCACGAGGTTCTGGTCCGTTGGTGGTCGTCCCGCTTGTTAGCGATTTTCCGCGTTGAATTGAAATTTATTGATTGTAGTGACGGCACTGCCGCACAGCGGGCTTTGATTATATCTAACCATGTTTCCTGGCTGGATATTTTCGTCATGAATGCTCAGCAGCCCTGCTATTTTGTCGCTAAATCCGATATTCGAAACTGGCCTATCATAGGCTGGCTGAGTCAAAAAGCCGGTACGATTTTCCTTGAGCGTGGCAAGCAAAGAGAAGTGCGGCGGATTTACGAAGGCTTGGTACATCAGATACACGATGGTAAGCGGATCGCGTTTTTCCCGGAAGGCACGACGGCAGCGCAAGGCACAGTGTTAGCGTTTCATGCCAATCTGTTTGAGGCGGCAATCGAGGCGCAGGTGCCGATTGAACCTTTCTCTATCCGCTATCTCGATGCCAGCGGCAAGCTGCATTCCGCCGTTGATTTCATTGGCGAGATGACGATAGTCGAAAGTATGCAGGCGATTCTGAAGGGCGGGAAAATCACCGCAGAACTGCGCCAGTTGCGAACCATTAATACGATTAACGCACACCGCCGTGAAATTGCGCAGGAAGCGCGATTGGCAGTGGCGCGCAGCTTGAATATCGAGCTAAATTAGGCGTTCCGCGAAACTCGTCGTGACGTTTGCCTTGCCGTAAAAAATACTGTCAGTCGTATCTAAGCTACTTAGTCTTTTTCGGCGATTGCTGTTGCGGACAGTCCAGCTGTATTATG
This genomic interval carries:
- a CDS encoding dihydroorotase, translated to MKIHIKNGRVIDPASATDAVQDVFIAAGKIVAMGQAPADFVANKVIDASGLVVAPGLVDLSARLREPGFEYKATLESELQAAMRGGVTSLVCPPDTDPVLDEAGLVEMLKQRARLQNKAHVYPLGALTLGLKGLALTEMAALTEAGCVGFSQAEESIEDTNVLQRALQYASTFGYTVWLRPQDAFIGKGGVAHSGPLASRLGLSGVPVMSETIALHTLFELMRATGARVHLCRISSAAGLELVRQAKKEGLPLSCDVGAHHVHLTDADIGFFDSNARMTPPLRSQRDRDAIRTALLDGTIDAICSDHTPVDDDEKLLPFAEASPGATGLELLLSLALKWAEDSRDSVTLSQALARITHEPARVANLPCGQIAVGQVADLCLFDPDQRWMVAASAIVSQGKHTPFLGYELPGVVKATIVAGHVAFDVLS
- a CDS encoding 1-acyl-sn-glycerol-3-phosphate acyltransferase; amino-acid sequence: MIVWRLLVLMFHLMMGLLICGVFFPLSKLSTHEVLVRWWSSRLLAIFRVELKFIDCSDGTAAQRALIISNHVSWLDIFVMNAQQPCYFVAKSDIRNWPIIGWLSQKAGTIFLERGKQREVRRIYEGLVHQIHDGKRIAFFPEGTTAAQGTVLAFHANLFEAAIEAQVPIEPFSIRYLDASGKLHSAVDFIGEMTIVESMQAILKGGKITAELRQLRTINTINAHRREIAQEARLAVARSLNIELN